The DNA window GGCGTATCGAGCACGATGTGCAGATAGCGCCGGCTCCAGCGCGCGAGCATTTCGGCGAACAGCGGATCGGACAGCAGTTCCAAGGGGTGCCGCGCGCGTGATCCGGCCGTGAGCAGGAACAGTTGATCGAGTCCCGCGACCGGCTGGATGTTCGGCGCACTGCGCCCGCTCAATGCATCCGAAAGGCCTTGGCCGGGTTCGATCGAGAACAGTGTGTGCTGGCGCGGGCGCCGCAGGTCCGCGTCGATCAATAGCGTCGGTTGGCCGAGTCGTGAGAAGGCGATGGCGATTTCGGCGGCCAGACGCGAGCGGCCTTCGCCGCGACGCGGGCTCAGCACCGCCAGCGCGTTTCCGGAATCGCCGCTGTGCCGCAGCAGCAGCGACATGCACAGCGCACGCACGCGCTCGCTGTGCCGGTCGAAACTGTCGACGGCCACGGCCAGTTCCTGCGCCGGCCGGGCCTGGGCGGCGGCGACGGCGCCCTGATGCAGCCCATAGGCCGCGTCCAGATCATCCTGGCTCGCCAGACCCAGCTGCAGCACGGCTTCCGGAAAGCGCAGGCCCCGATGCGTCATCGCCGACCAGATCGCACGCAAGTCATCTTCGGAAAAGCCACGGCGGCTCAGCAGATACGCGGCGACGCGCTGTTCGTCGTCACTGGCCTGTGGCATCGGGCCGCTCGGGACCAGATTCATCGCAAACGCGCCTGTTTGAATTCCTGCAGCACCTGCAGGCCGAGATCGCGTTCCAC is part of the Gammaproteobacteria bacterium genome and encodes:
- a CDS encoding CpsD/CapB family tyrosine-protein kinase, producing MNLVPSGPMPQASDDEQRVAAYLLSRRGFSEDDLRAIWSAMTHRGLRFPEAVLQLGLASQDDLDAAYGLHQGAVAAAQARPAQELAVAVDSFDRHSERVRALCMSLLLRHSGDSGNALAVLSPRRGEGRSRLAAEIAIAFSRLGQPTLLIDADLRRPRQHTLFSIEPGQGLSDALSGRSAPNIQPVAGLDQLFLLTAGSRARHPLELLSDPLFAEMLARWSRRYLHIVLDTPPASEVSDAIAVATQVRRTLVLLRADHTPLSESREMLKQLESARASVLGAAINYF